TGGTGGGGGTCGCCTACGGCGACGACGGGGATGGGTGGGGGGTGTTCTTCGCTGGAGCGGGCGAAGAGGGCTTCGAGTAGACGCATTTGGGCTTCGGAGGTGTCTTGGAATTCGTCGAGGAGGACGATGTTGAAGCGGCGTCGTTCGGTGGCGGCGACTGCGGGGAAGTTGATGGCTAGTTGGGCTGCGAGTTGGACTTGGTCGGCGAAGTCGATGACGGAGTGTTCGCGTTTTCGGCGGACGTAGTCGGCGAGGATGGGCAGGAGTTGTTGTTGTGCGGCGCAGTGTGCTCGCAGTTTTCGTATAGAGGTGGGCAGGCTGCGTTTTTTGGGGGCCAGTTCGATGCTGTCGAGGTCGCTGATGGTTGCGGTGAGGAAGGTGTCGAGATCGTGGGGGGTGCGGAGGTGTTCGGCGAGCTGTCCTGATAGGGAGAGGATTGCTGCGGTGACGGTGGCGGGGCTGGCTTCGACGGCGTCCATGGGGCCGGTGTATTCGGTGACGCAGGAGTCTGCGAGTTGCCAGGCGAGGGCTTCAGTGAGCAGTCCTGCGTCGGGTTCGACGCCTAGGCGTAGTCCGTGTTCTTTGACGAGGCGGCCTGCGTAGGCGTTGTAGGTGGAGACGGCGGGAGCGACGATGTCGTTGTCGGTGGTGGTGTCGTTGGGGGTGTTGGGGTCGTTGTATGGGATCCAGAGTCCTGCGGCGCGGACGGCGGTGAGGCGGCGGGTGATGCGTTCGGCGAGTTCTCCGGCTGCTTTTCGGGTGAAGGTGAGGCCTAGAACGGATTCGGCGGGGACGAGTCCGTTGGCGACGAGCCAGACGACGCGGGAGGCCATGGTTTCGGTTTTTCCTGATCCTGCTCCGGCGACGATGAGCATGGATTCGAGGGGGTGTTCGATGACTGCTGCTTGTTCGGGGGTGGGGTGGTGTCTGCCTAGGGCGTCTGCGATGTCGTTGGCGCTGTAGTGGATTTTCACTGGGTGCCTCCTTCATTGCGGGTGGGGCAGATGGTGTGGTGGCTGCAGACGCGGCACCAGGGTCCGGGGTGTGCGGGGAAGGTGTTGCTGGCCATGCCGTTGCTGGTTTCTTCGATGAGTTGGTGGGCCCAGTGTGGGTCTTCGGTTTCGTTGAGGGGTGGTTGGGCTTGGATTTTGGCGGCGTTGGTGAGTCCGGCTTTGCCGATGTGGACGAGGGCGGCGCCGGCTGATCCGGTTCCGTATTTGTTGAGGGCTCCTGCTTCGAGGGCGATTTGGTAGGTGGCGAGTTGGGCGTGGTGGGTGATGTCGGCGTCGGTGGGTCTGGTGGCGCCGGTTTTGAAGTCGATGATGCGTAGTTGGCCTTGGGTGTTGCGTTCGAGGCGGTCGATGCGGCCTCGGATGTCGGCGCGGCCGATGGGTACGTTGATGTCGGTTTCTTTTGCGACGGGTTGCCATCCGTCGTTGTTGCTGGTGTTTTGGTAGTTGGCTAGGCGGGAGATCATGTGTTGTGCCTGTTGGTGGAGGCGTTGTGAGGTCCAGCCGTCGGGCAGGTTGAGGTGGGGCCAGAGCCTGTCGAGTTCTGCGCTCATGGTGGGGTAGTCGTTTTCGTAGCGTGCGGCGATGTCGTGGATGAGTGTTCCGAGGGCGGAGGTGGTTTGGGGGGTGGTGGCTTCGCCGCCTGCGGCGGTGGCGAACCAGCGTAGGGGGCATTCGGTGTAGGTCTGGATTTTGGAGGGTGAGATGCGGATGCGGCTTTGGGGGGGTAGGACGGGTTCGTTGGTACTGATGGGTTGGTCGGGCCACCAGGTGTCTGGGTGGGCTCCGGGGACGCCGAGGCGGGCGAGGTGGGCGAGTCGTTGGGCGTGGAGGGTGCGTTGGTGGGGGTCGGTGGTTTCGGTAAGGCGGCGGCGCAGTTCGCCGACGAGTCCGGTCATGGACATTGCTCGGGGTGTGGGGGTGGGTTGGGTGGGGGTGTCGGGGTGGTTGTTGGGTATGGCTTGTCGGACGAGTTCGCAGTAATTGCTGGGTTGTTCGTCTTCGTTTGAGGTGGCGGTGATGATGAGTCGTTGGCGGGCTCGGCTGGTGGCTAGGGCGAAGAGGCGGGCTTCGTCGTGGAGTACGTCGATGAGTTGGGCGTGGATGTTGGTGCCGCGGTTGGTGAGGATGTCCACGAGGCGTTCGGAGCCCAGGAGGGATCCGCGTAGGCGGGTGTCTGGCCAGACGCCTTCTTGGAGTCCGGCGATGATGACCAGTCCCCATTCGCGGCCTACGGCTCCTGCGGGGGTGGTGAGGGTGACTTGGCGTCCGCGTTGTCCTCGGGCGGCGAGGGTGTCGGCGGCGACGTCTTGGGAGAGGAGATGTTCGAGGAAGCTTAGTGGTCCGCTTCCGGGTAGTCGGGTGGTGTAGGCGTCGGCGGCGGCGAAGAGTGCGACGACGGCGTCGAGGTCGCGGTCGGCGCGGGCGGAGGCAGTGGTTCCGTTGAGGGCGGTGTCGCACCAGAGTGGGGCGGCGTTGGTGGCGTTCCAGATTGCCCAGAGGATGGTGTGGCAGGTGGTGTTGGGGTGCCAGGCGGGGCGGCCGTTGGTGTTGGTGATGGTGATGGCGTGGAGTGCGGCGTGCAGTGCGGTGCGTAGGCGGGTGATGGGGGCTAGATCGGGGTGTGGGGGTGGTGGTGTGGGGTCGAGGAGGGCGTGGGCGAGGAGTTCGGGGTTTGCGCGGGTGCCGCCGTTGGTGCGTTCGTGGTGGGTTAGGGCGCGGCGGGCGCGGCGGGCGGTGACGGTGTCTGATTGGAGGAGGTGGGAGGTGAGGGTTTCGTCGAGGGCGAGTAGGTCAGCGGTGGTGAGGTGTTGTGGTGTGGGTTGGGGTGTGGTGGTGGGGTTTTCGGGTGTGGGGTTGTGGGCTGCGGCCCAGGCGGCGTGGATGGCGACTTCGTAGATGGCTAGGAGTGTGCGGACGGGGGTTTCTTCGCGTAGTGGTAGGCGGGCGCCGGCGATGTCGGTGGGGATGCCGGCGGCGCTGAAGGCGCGTCGTAGGGCTGCGGTGCGGGTGGATCCGCGGACGATGACGGCCATGTCTGACCATTCGCGTCCGTTGAGGAGGTGTTCGCGGCGTAGGAGGGCGGTGATGTGGGCTTCTTCGGCGCTGGTGTTGTTGGCGATGATGATGTCGATTGGTGGGGTGTTTGTGGTGGGTTCGGGTCCTGGTGGTGGGGTGGCGTGTCGGTGGGTGGCGGTTCCGGTGACGCCGATGTTTTGGGTGATGTGGGTGGTGACGGCGGCGATGGCGTGGATGGGGCGGTGTCGGGTGTTGAGGGTGTGGCAGGTGGTGGGTGTGAGTCCGTCCCAGCCGCTGGTGAATAGGTGGGGGTCGGCTCCGCGGAAGGTTTGGGTGGCGGTGTCGGGGTCGCCGATCAGGACGAGTTCGATGCCGTTGTGGTGGAGGGTGTTCAGGAGGGTGGCTGCGGCGGCGGTGAGTTCTTGTGCGTCGTCGATGATGAGGGTGCGGATGCCGCCGCTGAGGAGGTTGATGTTGGTGGGGTTGTCTAGGAGTGCTCCTGCGGCGGCGCCGAGGATCCAGGAGGGGTCGTATGCGCCGGGGCGGGAGAGGGCGGTGACGTTGTCGTATTCGCGTAGTACGTCGGCTGCGGCGGTCCAGGCTGGTTCGTTGTGTTGGTTGCCTAGGTTGGCAAGTTCTTCGGGTGAGATGCCGTATTCGACGGCGCGCATGATGAGGTCGCGGAGTTCTGCGCGGAATCCGCGGGTGGTGAGGGCTTCGGTGATGTCGTGGGGCCAGTTGGGGGCGGGGGCGTGTCCGGTGGTGTGTCCGGTGAGGAGTTCACCGAGGATGACGTCTTGTTCGGCTCCGTCGAGGAGGCGGGGTGGTGGGGTGTTGTTGAGGTGGGCGAGTCGGGTGAGGATGCTGAATCCGAAGGCTTGCATGGAGGCGGCGAGGGGGCGTTGGGTGGTGGTGCCTAGGAGGCGGGTTACTTCGCGTCGGGCGTGGGTGGCGGTGACGCGTGAGGAGGTGAGGAGCATGCATTCGGTGGGGGTGCGGTGGTTGTTGCGGATGCGGTGTAGGACGCTGTGGACGGCGACGGTGGTTTTTCCTGTGCCTGGGGCGCCGTAGATGTGGATGAGGGGTCCGCGTGCGGTGGTGGCTGTGGTTTGTGAGGGGTCGAGTTGGTGGGTTTCGATGAGGCGGGGCCAGCCGTCGAAGTGGGTGGCGTTGGTGCGGACGAGGCGTACGGGGGTGGTGTCGTGGTTGGGGGGTGGGGTGGGTTTGTTCACGGTGTGCCTCGTGGATGGTGGATGTGTTTTTCGTATTGGATCATCGTTCACTGTCAGGGTTGGTCAGGTTGGGGCGGTTACGATGCGTGGGTTTGGTGGGTGTTTGTGTTTGTGGTTGTCGAGGGGGCGTTGTGGTTCAGGTTTCGGTTGATTTGCATCGGCGGTTGAGTAAGTCCGAGCGTCGTGATCATTTGTTGTTGCA
This region of Dermatophilus congolensis genomic DNA includes:
- a CDS encoding ATP-dependent DNA helicase, whose protein sequence is MNKPTPPPNHDTTPVRLVRTNATHFDGWPRLIETHQLDPSQTTATTARGPLIHIYGAPGTGKTTVAVHSVLHRIRNNHRTPTECMLLTSSRVTATHARREVTRLLGTTTQRPLAASMQAFGFSILTRLAHLNNTPPPRLLDGAEQDVILGELLTGHTTGHAPAPNWPHDITEALTTRGFRAELRDLIMRAVEYGISPEELANLGNQHNEPAWTAAADVLREYDNVTALSRPGAYDPSWILGAAAGALLDNPTNINLLSGGIRTLIIDDAQELTAAAATLLNTLHHNGIELVLIGDPDTATQTFRGADPHLFTSGWDGLTPTTCHTLNTRHRPIHAIAAVTTHITQNIGVTGTATHRHATPPPGPEPTTNTPPIDIIIANNTSAEEAHITALLRREHLLNGREWSDMAVIVRGSTRTAALRRAFSAAGIPTDIAGARLPLREETPVRTLLAIYEVAIHAAWAAAHNPTPENPTTTPQPTPQHLTTADLLALDETLTSHLLQSDTVTARRARRALTHHERTNGGTRANPELLAHALLDPTPPPPHPDLAPITRLRTALHAALHAITITNTNGRPAWHPNTTCHTILWAIWNATNAAPLWCDTALNGTTASARADRDLDAVVALFAAADAYTTRLPGSGPLSFLEHLLSQDVAADTLAARGQRGRQVTLTTPAGAVGREWGLVIIAGLQEGVWPDTRLRGSLLGSERLVDILTNRGTNIHAQLIDVLHDEARLFALATSRARQRLIITATSNEDEQPSNYCELVRQAIPNNHPDTPTQPTPTPRAMSMTGLVGELRRRLTETTDPHQRTLHAQRLAHLARLGVPGAHPDTWWPDQPISTNEPVLPPQSRIRISPSKIQTYTECPLRWFATAAGGEATTPQTTSALGTLIHDIAARYENDYPTMSAELDRLWPHLNLPDGWTSQRLHQQAQHMISRLANYQNTSNNDGWQPVAKETDINVPIGRADIRGRIDRLERNTQGQLRIIDFKTGATRPTDADITHHAQLATYQIALEAGALNKYGTGSAGAALVHIGKAGLTNAAKIQAQPPLNETEDPHWAHQLIEETSNGMASNTFPAHPGPWCRVCSHHTICPTRNEGGTQ